One genomic window of Eggerthella timonensis includes the following:
- a CDS encoding type II toxin-antitoxin system Phd/YefM family antitoxin: MTPTTIPASEFRQNFGKYLSLVDVQDFQITKNGKVIGLWTNPHRDKLALVERLAGSVHAEIDLERDREERRDRQ, encoded by the coding sequence ATGACGCCGACCACGATTCCGGCATCGGAGTTCCGACAGAATTTCGGGAAGTATCTATCCCTCGTGGATGTGCAAGACTTCCAGATCACCAAGAACGGGAAAGTCATCGGGCTTTGGACGAACCCGCATCGCGACAAGCTCGCCCTCGTCGAGCGCTTGGCGGGCAGCGTGCATGCCGAAATCGACCTCGAACGCGATCGCGAAGAACGACGAGATCGACAGTGA
- a CDS encoding helix-turn-helix domain-containing protein: MVELSDKRWRAIDDLLLTFYAATDLADLRRRAMCGLHALVPYDKGFFDLCDCSESGRFVFFDPVSTDMTDEELLSYYQKYEPGDYTTWLFSVNDPVVYRDSTFVTDEMRDRSELYREWMIPMDVHYSMGSTQVGNGMIYGSITLFRTRASGDFTEEEEECLAVLNRHLSTYLAVTYPAGLKRDEGKPVVAGTGLTAREQEIAALIAEGLGNQQIGLRLFISENTVKKHVKSIYQKMGVSNRHQLMAELYRSAAIVVDA, translated from the coding sequence ATGGTGGAGCTGAGCGACAAGCGATGGCGAGCGATCGACGACCTCCTGCTCACGTTCTACGCGGCGACGGATCTCGCCGACCTGCGCCGGCGGGCGATGTGCGGCTTGCACGCCCTCGTGCCCTACGACAAGGGATTCTTCGATCTGTGCGATTGCAGCGAGAGCGGCCGCTTCGTGTTCTTCGACCCCGTCTCGACGGACATGACCGACGAGGAGCTGCTGTCGTACTACCAGAAGTACGAACCCGGCGACTACACGACCTGGCTGTTCTCGGTCAACGATCCGGTGGTGTACCGAGACTCCACCTTCGTCACCGACGAGATGCGCGACCGATCGGAGCTGTACCGCGAATGGATGATCCCCATGGACGTCCACTACAGCATGGGCAGCACGCAGGTGGGCAACGGGATGATCTACGGCTCCATCACCCTGTTCCGCACGCGCGCGTCGGGCGACTTCACCGAAGAGGAAGAGGAATGCCTCGCCGTGCTGAACCGGCACCTCTCGACGTATTTGGCCGTGACCTATCCCGCCGGGCTCAAGCGCGACGAAGGTAAGCCCGTGGTGGCGGGCACGGGCCTCACGGCGCGCGAGCAGGAGATCGCCGCGCTCATCGCCGAGGGGCTGGGCAACCAGCAGATCGGCCTGCGCCTGTTCATCTCGGAGAACACCGTGAAGAAGCACGTGAAGAGCATCTATCAGAAGATGGGCGTCTCGAACCGCCACCAGCTCATGGCCGAACTGTATCGAAGCGCCGCCATCGTGGTGGACGCGTAG
- the aguA gene encoding agmatine deiminase, giving the protein MKIITDSTPKQDGFRMPGEFEPRKQDFLIWPERQDTWRNGGKPAQAVLVEVAKEIIKHEPLTVFCSADQYENARTRLPEGVRVVEMTIDDAWAQDKGPFYVVNDKGDMRGVTWGWNAYGGLEGGLYFPWKRDQEFATKLLDLENYDAYDATKMVFEGGAMQIDGEGTLIVTENSVLNHNRNPHLTKEEVEWYFKEYMGLEKVIWLKDGMAFDETDGHIDDVCFFIRPGVLALSWTDDEDNPQYPNLKAAYDVLSEATDAKGRKFEIHKIPIPGIIRISEEESAGVDLCKDAASREADLPLAITYINSYFVNGGLLVPQYGDPMDQVACDMFAELMPDREIIKIYTREWSLCGGNIHCMALQQPDPAAIAAKLG; this is encoded by the coding sequence ATGAAGATCATCACCGACAGCACGCCGAAGCAAGACGGATTCCGCATGCCCGGAGAGTTCGAGCCGCGCAAGCAGGACTTCCTCATCTGGCCCGAGCGCCAGGACACGTGGCGCAACGGCGGCAAGCCCGCGCAGGCCGTCCTCGTGGAAGTGGCGAAGGAGATCATCAAGCACGAGCCGCTCACGGTGTTCTGCTCGGCCGACCAGTACGAGAACGCGCGCACCCGCCTTCCCGAGGGCGTGCGCGTGGTGGAGATGACCATCGACGACGCGTGGGCGCAGGACAAGGGCCCCTTCTACGTGGTGAACGACAAGGGCGACATGCGCGGCGTGACCTGGGGATGGAACGCGTACGGCGGGCTCGAGGGCGGCCTGTACTTCCCGTGGAAGCGCGACCAGGAATTCGCCACGAAGCTCTTGGACCTCGAGAACTACGACGCATACGACGCCACGAAGATGGTGTTCGAGGGCGGCGCCATGCAGATCGACGGCGAAGGCACCCTCATCGTGACCGAGAACAGCGTGCTCAACCACAACCGCAACCCGCATCTCACCAAGGAAGAGGTGGAGTGGTACTTCAAGGAGTACATGGGCCTCGAGAAGGTCATCTGGTTGAAAGACGGCATGGCGTTCGACGAGACCGACGGCCATATCGACGACGTGTGCTTCTTCATCCGCCCCGGCGTGCTGGCGCTTTCGTGGACCGACGATGAGGACAACCCGCAGTACCCGAACCTCAAGGCCGCCTACGACGTGCTGTCCGAGGCGACCGACGCGAAGGGGCGGAAATTCGAGATCCACAAGATCCCGATTCCCGGCATCATCCGCATCTCCGAGGAGGAGAGCGCCGGCGTGGACCTCTGCAAGGACGCTGCGTCGCGCGAGGCCGACCTGCCGCTGGCCATCACGTACATCAACAGCTACTTCGTGAACGGCGGCCTGCTGGTCCCCCAGTACGGCGACCCGATGGACCAGGTGGCGTGCGATATGTTCGCCGAGCTCATGCCCGACCGCGAGATCATCAAGATCTACACGCGCGAGTGGTCGCTGTGCGGCGGCAACATCCACTGCATGGCGCTGCAGCAGCCCGATCCGGCCGCTATCGCCGCGAAGCTGGGCTAG
- the ptcA gene encoding putrescine carbamoyltransferase, with the protein MTVKDYIDTNDFTKEELLDMIELARSMKAMIKEGGRYPLILKNRTLGMIFQQVSTRTRISFETAMTDLGGHAQFFGPGTIQLGGHETLEDTARVMGSLVDILMARVNRHPDVVGLAANSAAPVINGMSDYNHPTQELGDLLTMIENMPEGKRIEDCKLAFVGDATQVCVSLMFIASKMGMDFVHFGPKGHQVTDGGLVVDKTVDIMAIAEENCKVSGGTVTVSDDVECIKGADFVYTDVWYGLYDEEEGGESYMDVFYPKYQVTMDMMDFAGPDSKFLHCLPATRGEEVVDEVMDHPERSLCWVEAENRKHSIRAILAYLCPKLPEDDAAADAAEARMNAVLAKIGK; encoded by the coding sequence GTGACCGTCAAGGACTACATCGACACCAACGACTTCACCAAGGAAGAGCTGCTCGACATGATCGAGCTGGCGCGCTCCATGAAGGCGATGATCAAGGAGGGCGGCCGCTACCCGCTGATCCTGAAGAACCGCACGCTCGGCATGATCTTCCAGCAGGTGTCCACCCGCACCCGCATCTCCTTCGAGACGGCCATGACCGACCTGGGCGGCCACGCGCAGTTCTTCGGCCCGGGCACCATCCAGCTCGGCGGCCACGAGACCCTCGAGGACACCGCCCGCGTCATGGGCTCGCTCGTCGACATCCTCATGGCCCGCGTGAACCGCCACCCCGACGTGGTGGGCCTGGCCGCGAACTCCGCCGCGCCGGTCATCAACGGCATGTCCGACTACAACCACCCCACCCAGGAGCTCGGCGACCTTCTGACCATGATCGAGAACATGCCCGAGGGCAAGAGGATCGAAGACTGCAAGCTCGCCTTCGTCGGCGACGCCACGCAGGTGTGCGTCTCGCTCATGTTCATCGCCTCGAAGATGGGCATGGACTTCGTGCACTTCGGCCCCAAGGGCCATCAGGTGACCGACGGCGGCCTCGTGGTGGACAAGACCGTCGACATCATGGCCATCGCCGAGGAGAACTGCAAGGTCTCCGGCGGCACGGTCACCGTCTCCGACGACGTCGAGTGCATCAAGGGCGCCGACTTCGTCTACACCGACGTGTGGTACGGCCTCTACGACGAGGAGGAGGGCGGCGAGAGCTACATGGACGTCTTCTACCCCAAGTACCAGGTGACCATGGACATGATGGACTTCGCCGGCCCGGACTCCAAGTTCCTGCACTGCCTGCCGGCCACCCGCGGCGAGGAGGTCGTCGACGAGGTCATGGACCATCCCGAGCGCAGCCTGTGCTGGGTCGAGGCCGAGAACCGCAAGCACTCCATCCGCGCGATCCTCGCCTACCTCTGCCCCAAGCTGCCGGAGGACGACGCCGCCGCCGACGCCGCCGAGGCCCGCATGAACGCGGTGCTGGCGAAGATCGGCAAGTAG
- a CDS encoding APC family permease yields the protein MAKKKKFRMIDAILTVICVVFVAEAAAPAAAIGNSQFFWWIFLIIAFLMPYGLIVCELGTTYADDEGGIADWVRRAFGDTWGSRVSWYYWINFPLWMASLAFLFPETIALMTGFELDLIPTLAIELAFVWIVVFMSFSKVSDSAWILNLSAVLKVLIAVSVGGLGIYYAVTNGFASDMSPSTFLPSMDASSLTYLSIILFNFMGFEAIAVFANDMENPKKQIPTAIIAGGIAIAAIYLFSSFGIGAAIPSNEVSLDSGIMDAVAIMAGNGSLLFIAIGVVFLVTLFGNMISWSFGVNYVAAHAADKKNMPGVFARLNKKGVPTGAALVNGVIASALVLVSPVMSAVGLDGFFWIFFSMNIVFLLICYMPMFPAFLKLRKVDPNRPRIFRMPGGTAAATVACWVPVVLLILSMIATIVPLNGSEEELSKIPMLIGVVAFAVIGEIVRVVSARKRTEEYRGMALDGDPEEWDAAHGYLDPAVEAGLEEAAERDLEFERG from the coding sequence ATGGCCAAGAAGAAGAAATTCCGCATGATCGACGCGATCCTCACGGTGATCTGCGTCGTGTTCGTCGCTGAAGCGGCCGCTCCCGCCGCCGCCATCGGCAACTCCCAGTTCTTCTGGTGGATCTTCCTCATCATCGCGTTCCTCATGCCGTACGGCCTTATCGTGTGCGAGCTGGGAACCACGTACGCCGACGACGAGGGCGGCATCGCCGACTGGGTGCGCCGCGCGTTCGGCGACACATGGGGCAGTCGCGTGAGCTGGTACTACTGGATCAACTTCCCGCTGTGGATGGCGTCGCTCGCCTTCCTGTTCCCCGAGACCATCGCGCTGATGACCGGTTTCGAGCTCGATCTGATCCCGACGCTCGCCATCGAGCTGGCCTTCGTGTGGATCGTCGTGTTCATGAGCTTCTCGAAGGTGTCGGACTCGGCATGGATCCTCAACCTGTCCGCCGTGCTGAAGGTGCTCATCGCGGTGTCGGTGGGCGGCCTCGGCATCTACTACGCCGTGACGAACGGCTTCGCCAGCGACATGTCGCCGTCCACGTTCCTGCCGTCGATGGACGCGAGCAGCCTCACGTACCTGTCCATCATCCTGTTCAACTTCATGGGCTTCGAGGCCATCGCCGTGTTCGCGAACGACATGGAGAACCCGAAGAAGCAGATTCCCACGGCCATCATCGCCGGCGGTATCGCCATCGCGGCCATCTACCTGTTCAGCTCGTTCGGTATCGGCGCGGCCATCCCGTCCAACGAAGTGTCGCTCGATTCCGGCATCATGGACGCGGTGGCCATCATGGCCGGCAACGGCAGCCTGCTGTTCATCGCCATCGGCGTCGTCTTCCTGGTGACGCTGTTCGGCAACATGATCAGCTGGTCGTTCGGCGTGAACTACGTGGCGGCCCATGCGGCCGACAAGAAGAACATGCCCGGCGTGTTCGCGCGGCTCAACAAGAAGGGCGTGCCCACCGGCGCGGCGCTCGTGAACGGCGTCATCGCGAGCGCGCTCGTGCTCGTGTCGCCCGTCATGTCGGCCGTGGGACTCGACGGGTTCTTCTGGATCTTCTTCTCGATGAACATCGTGTTCCTTCTGATCTGCTACATGCCGATGTTCCCCGCGTTCCTGAAGCTGCGCAAGGTGGACCCGAACCGTCCGCGCATCTTCCGGATGCCCGGGGGCACGGCGGCCGCCACGGTGGCGTGCTGGGTGCCCGTCGTGCTGCTCATCCTGTCGATGATCGCCACCATCGTGCCGCTCAACGGCTCGGAGGAAGAGCTCTCGAAGATCCCCATGCTCATCGGCGTCGTAGCGTTTGCGGTGATCGGCGAGATCGTGCGCGTGGTATCGGCGCGCAAGCGCACGGAGGAGTACCGCGGCATGGCCCTCGACGGCGACCCCGAGGAGTGGGACGCGGCGCACGGCTACCTCGATCCGGCGGTGGAAGCGGGTTTGGAGGAAGCGGCCGAGCGAGATCTGGAATTCGAGCGCGGATAG
- a CDS encoding SDR family oxidoreductase — MPELVELETQAPKAGYAMDDVRANIDPKPQLESDRYRPAGKLEGKAALVTGGDSGIGAAVAIAFAKEGADVAIAYYSSDDDAQAVANRIRELGRRALAFRGDVGDEAFCRSMVEGIVAEWGRLDALVNNAGEQTPAESILDLEQEQLVRTFQTNLFSMFYLVKAALPHLPEGGAIVNTTSVTAYQGSPNLLDYSATKGAITAFTRSLSENDDLVSRRIRVNGVAPGPIWTPLNPASYGPDSDKVRHFGESTPMGRPGQPYELAPAYVFLACDDSSYVSGQVIHVNGGTVVNG, encoded by the coding sequence ATGCCCGAACTCGTAGAACTGGAAACCCAAGCCCCGAAAGCGGGCTATGCCATGGACGACGTCCGCGCGAACATCGATCCGAAGCCGCAGCTCGAAAGCGACCGCTATCGCCCGGCGGGCAAGCTGGAGGGCAAAGCGGCCCTCGTCACCGGTGGGGACAGCGGCATCGGCGCAGCCGTCGCCATCGCGTTCGCCAAAGAAGGCGCCGACGTGGCCATCGCGTACTACTCCTCCGACGACGACGCGCAAGCCGTGGCCAACCGCATCCGCGAGCTCGGCCGGCGTGCGCTCGCGTTCAGGGGCGACGTGGGGGACGAGGCGTTTTGCCGGAGCATGGTCGAGGGAATCGTGGCCGAGTGGGGCCGCCTCGACGCGCTCGTGAACAACGCGGGCGAGCAGACGCCTGCGGAAAGCATCCTCGATCTGGAGCAGGAACAGCTGGTCCGCACGTTCCAGACCAACCTGTTCAGCATGTTCTACCTGGTGAAAGCCGCCCTCCCCCACCTGCCCGAAGGCGGCGCCATCGTGAACACCACCTCGGTGACCGCCTACCAGGGCTCGCCGAACCTGCTGGATTATTCCGCCACTAAGGGGGCTATCACCGCGTTCACCCGCTCGCTTTCCGAGAACGACGACCTCGTGAGCCGCCGCATCCGCGTGAACGGCGTGGCACCCGGCCCCATCTGGACGCCGCTCAACCCCGCCTCGTACGGTCCGGACAGCGACAAGGTGAGGCACTTCGGCGAATCCACGCCGATGGGGCGCCCCGGACAGCCCTACGAGCTGGCCCCCGCCTACGTTTTCCTGGCGTGCGACGACTCCAGCTACGTGTCGGGCCAGGTGATCCACGTGAACGGCGGCACCGTGGTGAACGGGTAG
- a CDS encoding FprA family A-type flavoprotein — translation MLHAVEVKPDVYWVGGIDWNERNFHGYTTDRGSTYNAYLIMDEHPTLIDTCKPAFAGELLERVREVVDPARIEYVIANHVEQDHSGALPAVCELAPNARVYASAPYGVSGLAAHYGDRGYVPVKTGDTLCIGKRTLAFTQTMMVHWPDNMATYSDVDRVLFSNDAFGQHYASSKHFDDEVGLPEVLAQAKKYYANIVMPYSRHVERALGALEGLDIDMIAPSHGVIWRSHVPEIMETYARWSSLQPEEYAVVVYDSMWHTTEAMAHEILEAFIERGVPARLFDLKANHISDIMTEVLSAKYVAVGSPTLNNSMMPTVAAFLCYLKGLSPKAGWQGRVGIPFGSYGWGTNGPDEVADVLANCGFDLSLGTLSHQWIEDAPSLKELQEAVAGAIGR, via the coding sequence ATGCTGCATGCGGTTGAAGTGAAGCCCGACGTGTACTGGGTGGGCGGCATCGACTGGAACGAGCGGAATTTCCACGGCTATACGACCGACCGGGGATCCACGTACAACGCCTACCTCATCATGGACGAGCACCCCACGCTCATCGACACCTGCAAGCCCGCCTTCGCGGGCGAGCTTCTGGAGCGGGTGCGCGAGGTGGTGGATCCCGCGCGCATCGAGTACGTGATCGCGAACCACGTGGAGCAGGACCATTCCGGCGCCCTGCCCGCCGTGTGCGAGCTCGCGCCGAATGCGCGCGTGTACGCGAGCGCTCCGTACGGGGTGAGCGGCCTCGCGGCCCATTACGGCGACCGCGGCTACGTGCCCGTGAAGACCGGCGACACGCTCTGCATCGGCAAACGTACGCTTGCGTTCACGCAGACCATGATGGTGCACTGGCCGGACAACATGGCAACCTATTCCGACGTCGACCGCGTGCTGTTCTCGAACGACGCCTTCGGCCAGCACTACGCGTCCTCGAAGCATTTCGACGACGAGGTGGGCCTGCCCGAGGTGCTCGCCCAGGCCAAGAAGTACTACGCGAACATCGTCATGCCGTATTCGCGCCACGTGGAGCGCGCGTTGGGGGCGCTCGAGGGCCTTGACATCGACATGATCGCGCCGAGCCACGGCGTGATCTGGCGCAGCCATGTCCCCGAGATCATGGAGACGTACGCGCGCTGGAGCTCGCTTCAGCCCGAGGAGTACGCCGTGGTGGTGTACGATTCCATGTGGCACACCACCGAGGCCATGGCGCACGAGATCTTGGAGGCGTTCATCGAGCGCGGCGTGCCGGCGCGGCTGTTCGACCTCAAGGCGAACCACATCTCCGACATCATGACCGAGGTTCTGTCGGCGAAGTACGTGGCCGTGGGCTCGCCCACGCTCAACAACTCCATGATGCCCACGGTAGCCGCGTTCCTCTGCTACCTCAAAGGCCTGTCGCCGAAAGCGGGCTGGCAGGGGCGCGTGGGCATCCCGTTCGGCTCGTACGGCTGGGGGACGAACGGCCCCGACGAGGTGGCGGACGTGCTCGCGAACTGCGGTTTCGACCTGTCGTTGGGCACGCTTTCGCACCAGTGGATCGAGGATGCGCCCAGCTTGAAGGAGCTGCAGGAGGCTGTCGCCGGCGCGATCGGCCGATAG
- a CDS encoding diacylglycerol/lipid kinase family protein — protein MDKGWEKVLLIANPAAQNGNGGPAAERAAKLLRATLGEDAVVLARTAGPRHASEMAERAEGCSTVIALGGDGVIHEAANGIMRRPAGERPAFGVIPVGSGNDYARTLGISENVDEACAQLLAARALPVDVGRVNGHWFVETLSFGLDAAIAIDTMDRRKRTGRTGTALYMEAGVNQLLRHLDVRRYRASFDGGEPEESLSVMFAVQVGPYYGSGFKICPDARIDDGLLDVCIAHPPVGVARALYIFLRAKAGTHTRFKQIEMRRCRTLRLEFDEPPPAQMDGELIEGRSFEVSVDPQALDVLVPQALDAK, from the coding sequence GTGGACAAGGGTTGGGAGAAGGTGCTGCTCATCGCGAATCCTGCCGCCCAGAACGGCAACGGGGGCCCGGCGGCCGAGCGAGCGGCGAAGCTGCTGCGCGCCACGCTGGGCGAGGACGCCGTGGTGCTCGCGCGCACGGCCGGGCCGCGTCATGCGAGCGAGATGGCCGAGCGCGCCGAAGGCTGCTCGACCGTGATCGCGCTCGGCGGCGACGGTGTCATCCACGAAGCGGCGAACGGCATCATGCGCCGTCCTGCCGGCGAGCGCCCGGCCTTCGGCGTGATCCCGGTGGGATCGGGCAACGACTACGCGCGCACGCTCGGCATATCGGAGAACGTGGACGAGGCGTGCGCGCAGCTTCTGGCGGCCCGCGCGCTGCCCGTGGACGTGGGTCGCGTGAACGGCCACTGGTTCGTGGAGACGCTCTCGTTCGGCCTGGACGCGGCCATCGCCATCGACACGATGGACCGTCGCAAGCGCACGGGCCGCACCGGCACGGCGCTGTACATGGAAGCCGGCGTGAACCAGTTGCTGCGCCATCTCGACGTGCGACGGTATCGCGCATCGTTCGACGGGGGAGAGCCGGAGGAGTCCTTGTCCGTCATGTTCGCCGTGCAGGTGGGCCCCTACTACGGCAGCGGCTTCAAGATCTGCCCCGATGCGCGCATCGACGACGGCCTGCTGGACGTGTGCATCGCCCATCCGCCGGTCGGCGTGGCCCGGGCCCTCTACATCTTCCTGCGCGCGAAGGCGGGAACCCACACCCGCTTCAAGCAGATCGAGATGCGCCGGTGCCGTACGCTGCGCCTCGAGTTCGACGAGCCGCCGCCCGCGCAGATGGACGGCGAGCTGATCGAGGGCCGCTCCTTCGAGGTTTCGGTCGATCCTCAGGCTCTCGACGTCCTCGTGCCGCAAGCTCTCGACGCGAAATGA
- a CDS encoding phosphoglycerate dehydrogenase, giving the protein MRNIHCLNNISAYGTDLFTDEYELVDALDQAEGVLVRSAALHDTVFPESLLAIARAGAGVNNIPLDRCAEEGIVVFNTPGANANAVKELVVCALMLGSRDIAGGIAWCRDNADDPNIAKAAEKAKKAFAGREVKGKKLGVIGLGAIGAEVANIAVELGMDVYGYDPYVSVGAAWRISSAVHHVTNLDDILRTCDYMTIHVPAMEGTIGMVDERACSLMKDGAVFLNFSRDTLVNDEAMAAALASGKVHAYITDFANPAVMRMEGSIVLPHLGASTAEAEDNCAMMAVRELMDYLENGNIANSVNYPACDMGPVPDGLRRVAVLHANVPNAIARITNVFGDAGVNIENMANKSRGDNAYTMLDLDAGTPGHPDDAIDRLAAIDGVRRVRVVK; this is encoded by the coding sequence ATGCGCAACATCCACTGCCTCAACAACATCTCGGCGTACGGCACCGACCTCTTCACCGACGAATACGAGCTCGTCGACGCCCTCGACCAGGCCGAGGGCGTTTTGGTACGCAGCGCCGCCCTGCACGACACCGTGTTCCCGGAAAGCCTGCTGGCCATCGCCCGTGCCGGCGCCGGCGTGAACAACATCCCGCTCGACCGCTGCGCCGAGGAGGGCATCGTGGTGTTCAACACCCCCGGCGCGAACGCGAACGCCGTGAAGGAGCTCGTGGTGTGCGCCCTCATGCTGGGCAGCCGCGACATCGCCGGCGGCATCGCCTGGTGCCGCGACAACGCCGACGACCCGAATATCGCGAAAGCGGCCGAGAAGGCGAAGAAGGCGTTCGCCGGGCGCGAGGTCAAAGGCAAGAAGCTGGGCGTCATCGGCTTGGGCGCCATCGGCGCCGAAGTGGCCAACATCGCCGTCGAGCTGGGCATGGACGTGTACGGCTACGATCCGTACGTGTCGGTAGGCGCCGCGTGGCGCATCTCGAGCGCCGTCCACCACGTGACGAACCTCGACGACATCCTCCGCACCTGCGACTACATGACCATCCACGTGCCGGCCATGGAAGGCACGATCGGCATGGTCGACGAGCGCGCCTGCTCGCTCATGAAGGATGGGGCCGTGTTCCTTAACTTCTCGCGCGACACGCTCGTGAACGACGAGGCGATGGCCGCCGCGCTGGCTTCCGGCAAGGTGCACGCCTACATCACCGATTTCGCGAACCCCGCCGTCATGCGGATGGAAGGCTCCATCGTGCTGCCCCACCTGGGCGCTTCCACCGCCGAGGCCGAGGACAACTGCGCCATGATGGCCGTGCGCGAGCTCATGGACTACCTGGAGAACGGCAACATCGCGAACTCCGTGAACTATCCCGCCTGCGACATGGGCCCCGTGCCCGACGGTCTGCGCCGCGTGGCCGTGCTGCACGCCAACGTGCCGAACGCCATCGCCCGCATCACGAACGTGTTCGGCGACGCCGGCGTGAACATCGAGAACATGGCCAACAAGTCGCGCGGCGACAACGCCTACACGATGCTCGACCTCGATGCCGGCACCCCGGGCCATCCCGACGACGCCATCGACCGCCTGGCCGCCATCGACGGCGTCCGTCGCGTCCGCGTGGTGAAGTAG
- the bfr gene encoding bacterioferritin translates to MKGNQELVNALNDLLASELTSINQYFVHAEMAEDWGYGRLSESFKKRAITEMKHAERLIERILFLEGTPIVSHLNEMHIGGEIPQQVNNDHELELEAVKMYNEAIVLAGQVLDYATRDLLTEILRDEDEHVDELEELQDQIEQMTLPTFLSTQN, encoded by the coding sequence ATGAAGGGTAACCAAGAACTCGTCAATGCGCTGAACGACCTGCTCGCGAGCGAGCTGACCTCGATCAACCAATACTTCGTCCACGCCGAAATGGCCGAGGACTGGGGGTACGGCCGCCTGAGCGAGAGCTTCAAGAAGCGCGCCATCACCGAGATGAAGCATGCCGAGCGCCTCATCGAGCGCATCCTGTTCCTCGAAGGCACGCCCATCGTGTCGCACCTCAACGAGATGCACATCGGCGGCGAGATCCCCCAACAGGTGAACAACGACCACGAGCTGGAGCTCGAAGCGGTCAAGATGTACAACGAAGCCATCGTACTGGCCGGGCAGGTGCTCGACTACGCCACGCGCGACCTGTTGACCGAGATCTTGCGCGACGAGGACGAGCACGTCGACGAGCTGGAAGAGCTGCAGGACCAGATCGAGCAGATGACGCTGCCCACCTTCCTTTCCACGCAGAACTAG